The Orcinus orca chromosome 20, mOrcOrc1.1, whole genome shotgun sequence region AGCGGGAGGCTGGGAATGTCGGAGCCATGGGTGGCGCCGCCACGCCCTGACATCTCCCGCCTCCCGCAGGTTCTGTTCCCGAGGAGGAATTCCTGCGACAGTTGGCCGGCCTGTTGCGGGAGTTGCACTGCCCAGACCGCAAGCTCTGCGGCGGGAACTGCGGGGCCTCGCTGCGGGAGCCCGGCGTGCGCCTGCGCCTGCTGCGTGAGCAGGGGGCTGGCCGGGATGCGGAAGTGGGCGAGGCTACAGCCTCGAGGGGGGCGGGCTCTGCGCGTTGAGGGGGAGCCGGGATCCCGAAGGGGCGTGGTCAGAATTTTGAGACCAGCAAGAGGGCCGGACGGAGGTGGGTGGGGTCCGAACCCTGGGCTAGGCTAAGAGCTCTGCGATGGGCGGGGTTAGTATTTTGATGGTGGGTTTTGAACCTCACGTGGGTTGGGTTAGACGGAGCGGGACAGGAGGTTCCGAAGTGGGCAGGGTTTGAAAATCTGCAGAGGGAGCTGGATCTCGAAGTGAGTGGGGCTTATTCTGGAGGTAGAAGCAGGATTCTAGGTGGGCGGAACTAGGAGGCGGGAGGTTTTGAAGCCGCTTGAACTTTTTGACCCCGGTAGGTGGGGTGGCAGCCCTCCTTGATTGCACTGCTCCTTTCCCCTACTTTTAGGCTTTCTCTGCTCGGAGGTCCAGGCTGCTCGCCTCCTCCGCCTGCAGTCCCGTCTGGATCCCAGCCCTGAGCAGTCCGGTGtggagggagcagaggagggatCTGGCTTGGTTCAGGAAATGGTCCTTACTCTCCAAGCGCTGGGGCTGCCTAGACCCATGCCGGGGACCCCAGCCAGCCAGCTGCTTCGAGACTTGCATGCCAAGGTAGAGGGCTGGAGCCCCCTCCGCACCCGGCTCACCTCACTCTCCTCGTAGGGGGGACAGCCCCCTCTTCAAAAGTGGCTCTGGGAGGAGTGCACAGCCACGGATGTTTCCTAGAACTGTGACTGCCATTCTTGGTTCTGTGGCCGGGGTCCTCAGGGTCGTGGGGAACTGGGGTCCACGGAGGAGTCTATCCGATTTCTGCCCAGTCAACCCCAGCCTCCTTCTTCTCTCATCAGATCGCAGAGCTGCTGCCTTCCCTGCCCGCAGGGTCCCTAAAGCCTCTCCTCAGCTACCCGCTGGATGCACCTAGATGGGTAAGGCCGTGTATGGCTGTATGTATGTGAACAGAGATGGGAGTGAGGGGGGCCCCTGGCATGACTGAGACCTTTTCCCCCAGGAAGCATTGGAGTCTCTGCACCAAAGCCTGCGAGATCAGTACTGCTGCCGCCGCTGCCTCCTCCTCAAGCGCCTGGACCTCACAACATCTGCTTTCCACTGGAGTGATCGGGCAGAGGTGTGGGCAGAAGACCAAGGCAGGAGCAGTTGTGAAGGCTGCAGCTGCAGGGAGGAGACATGAGGGCCAGGGACATTTTAGAATCTTGTGAGGTTTGGGGGTCTTGCTGGTTCTGAGGCCCAGGACATTTTAGAATCTTGTGAGGTTTGGGGGTCTGGAatctcagggaattccctggtctgATCTGGGAGTGTATTTAGAGCAATACTCCTTACTAAAAGATGTGGGAagtgcacaacattgtaaatcaactatacttcgataaagcAACCAAACAAGaaacataatgaaatattaaaaaagaaaaaaagatgtgggAAGTGAGGCCCCGAGACAGGAAGAAATGCTTTCAAGATTACAGATCCCATCTGGGGAGGTCTCGTGGGCACGTTCTCCATGTCTACCCCTACTCACTAGGCCCAAGGAGAGGCCATGAAGGCAGTGCTGATCCCAATTCGAGAGGCTCTGACCCCAGAATCGGATGTCTCCATTGCACACGTCCTGGCTGCTCGAGCTGACCTGTCACGCCTTGTCCCAGCCACCAGCAAGACTGCCCGCCGAGGGACCTGCTGTGCTATCCACAAGGTGAACacctggggatggggaagggcccCAGCATCCTTGGCCTTCAAACTGGCCTTTTAGCCTTTGCTTGTACAAACCTTGTCCTCTTCTGCCTGGGCTCCTGCTCTCGCCTTCTCCTTGGGTTCCTGGCCTCTGGACTCACGACCTCTAATCTGCCCCCTCCACATGGCAGTTAGAAGGATGTTTCTAACTCAAACATCTGACCATGTCCCTCCCTAGCTCAAAACACTTCTatggctccccagtgccttcAGAACAAAGTCTACCTATTTACTgaggccctgcccacctctcctgcTTTGGCTTAGAATCCTCTCCCACCACTCACCCTGTCCGCTGCATTgggttttaaccatttttaaagcaaaactacCCTCTGTTCAAATGATTACGTTATTTAGCCTGCATTGGGAGTaaggagtgttaaccactggaccaccaaggaagtcccagcatCTGCCCTTCCTTTTTCAACCTCATGCTGTTCTCTTGGCTCTCTAGCCCCCTTGTCcaagatatttttcttctctgcaacTCAAGTCTAATCACCTCTCAGGTGCTTATGGGCAGCGTTCCAGACCGGGGGGGCCGCCCAAATGAGCTGGAGGCTCCCATGCCCAGCTGGCAGAGCAGAAGAGAGGACAGAGGCGGGCGGAAGGCAGGCCGCCAGTGCTGGGGCCgcaagaagaagaagtaaaggggGACTGGTGGTTGGAGGAGGGGTCCTTCATGAGGTGCTGACATTGATAATCTCTGAGGAGTCACTGTGAGGGTTTCTCTTGGCACCTGGCACCCCAGCCCCATATCCCCTGTTCCTCAGGTCCCAAATGTCCTCCCCACATCTACCATTCAACACCAAGGACCATGTTCTCTggaaaataaattcaattaattaattttttaaaatttatttatttatttttgtctgtgttaggtctccgttgctgcgcgtggccttctcactgcggtggcttctcttattgcagagcatgggctctaggtgcacgggcttcagtagttgtggcactcgggcccagtagttgtggctcgtgggctctagagtgcaggctcagtagttgtggcacacaggcttagttgctcccgcggcctgtgggatcttcccagaccagggatcgaacctgtgtcccctgcattggcaggcggattcttaaccaatgcgccaccagggaagtcctaaatttAATTTATGACAGCCCTAGGACCTATCTCTGTGGGGGCCAGGTCAGGGGTGCTCAGGTTTGAGGAAAGGTAGGGGGTCTCTGTCCCCTGGGTCTGAACAGGCCCCTgctgctctgacctttaaagcCCTTTGCTCTTCAGCAACATCTTTCCCTCCCAGTGGGCATGGGGGAGGAGACATGCAGGCATCGGGCAAACACCTGTCAGGTGCCCACCATGTGCCAGCCATGTGCTAGGCATTGGGGTTACAGATAATAATAACCGCTGGTCTCCCGGAGCTGACCTTTCTGGTGAGGAAGGGCAGACGAGAAAGTTTAGTTTGTCAGATGGGGAAAGGGCTTCggagagaaataaagcaagaaGGCAGGATTGGGACCATGGCGGGATTGCAACTTTATGCGTGATCAGgggaggcctcactgagaaggtgggtACTTGAGCTAAGTCCCAAAGAGGGAGCCATGTGGACCTCTGGGGAAGAGCCTTCCCTTCCTGACAGAGGGAGTgtccagtgcaaaggccctgaggtaggagtaTTTTGGGGCATGATCAGGGACCATCGGAGGCCagtgtagctgaagcaggatgagTGAGGGGGtgagtggtgagaggggaggtgggagaggtgaTGGGGGCAGACCATGAGGGGTGGGCCACAGTGAGAACGCTGGCTTTTCCCCTGAGTGAGATGAAGCCATGGGAGGgctctgagcagaggagggatgTGATTGGACTCAGGTGTTCACAGGCTACCTCCCTGTTCCACCCTTTCTCTGGCCTTCTCTCCCATCTCTGGAACTCCAGAGTTTGGAACTTTACCCACCCTGTACCATCCCCCTCCTGACCCATGCTGACATCAGTGTAGCATATTGGTCAGTAGCTTCCATTTTAGAGGCAGGCAAGCCTGGGTGTGAGTCCTGTCTCCAGCACTTAGGAGTTCTGCCACCTTGGGTGAGCAGTTTAACTtcactgagcctgtttcctcatctgtaaaatggagatttaaGGAGGTGGCGAGATGATGCCTAGGTCTAAATGTATCCAACACAGAGCTGCACAGATATTAAATGCAAGAAAAGGGAGTACGATTAATAGCCACTCTGatgcaaaagaagaaagtaacTTTCTTTCGGAGTAAGAGATGACGGATGCTTCAACAAAGGCAGTGTGGATGGGAAGGAGGCGATGCCTTTGGGGGGTTCTGCTGGAGGCCTGGAGGCCGAATAATAGGACTCGAGACTGACTCtggtggagggagtggggagagagcagACCAAGGCAACGTCTAGGAACTCAGCTTGGAGGACCGGGTGGGTGATGGGGCCGTCGCTGGCAGAGGGACCTGGAAGGAGGAAGACACTGGGTGATGTGGGAAGTGTACGATGTCCAGGAGACGGTTCACTGCAGGGGGAGAGCCTCACCCAGACTTGTTAAAGTGGATGGATGAATGTCCCCTCTGGATTTTCTTTTAGCTCAGTCTGAGAGTCCCCACTTTTGAATCGTGGTATTTATTCCACCATTAGTGTCTGATATATTTGGCCTTATTCTAGCCATCTTatagttgtctttctttttttcttcctaaactcccttttcttttctactagtggctaccccttcccctccccacaacATACTGTAATTCCTATTTTTCtatcaacattaaaaattaacCACTATCTATGCCCTCCTACCCAAGCAATTGAGGACTTTTGCATATTTTAACTTTCCTATGCTTCCCCAAATCTGTCTGGGCTCCCCCAGGCAAataggctgatctccctgtatcCAGTTGTGGGTAGGGGCAGCTCCTCCTCACCGTCTCTGGTTCCCAGGAGGGATGTGAGGGTTCTGTCTGGGTCCAGGCATGGCAAACGTGCCACCCAGTCTCAGGTTCCAGGGATAGCGTGTAGGAGAGATTGTCCTCGGAGCCTGTTTGTGGGGTTGTGGACGGGAGGGATGTGGGTGCGGTAGGAAAGACCTCAGGACCTTGGAGTTAATCCCCATCCATCCACCAGGCCCCCTTCCCAGGACTGCTACACCCTGGGTCTTACCACAGCCGGCATGGGGAACTGGTGTGGGTGGGACAGGGGCTTCTGGGGGGCTCACGTCGCCCTTGGCCCCTGGCCTCTTCTTACACTCCACCTTCACTTGGTCTCTGCAGTGTTTGTGGCAACACAGCCCACAGTCTGGGGGAAATTCAGAGGTTAGTGCCAGAGGCCCAGTCTGTGTCCTCTATTCTTCCAGCCCGCGGGTCCTGGATTCCCTCCCCCTACCCGTGCCCCGCTCACCCCGACAGCGGTAGCCTTGCTTGGTGACACCCCAAAGCTGGGAAGAGAAAGCAGAATAGGTTACCTAGGCTAGGGGAAGGAGGGCTGTgattggggtggggctggggtctgtCTGGAGGAAACAATTcaggttttggaagttttcaagGCTAGAGGCTTATGTGGGATCTGGGAGACTAAAGGAATTAGGAGGTTATCTCAGGTCTGGAAAGTCAtctgtgatatgagaattggacAAAATTTGGAATTAATAAAGCATAAATTCTATGGGCAGGGATTGTGTCTGTTCTGTTTCCTCCTGTGCTCCCACCCACCCAGAGCCTATAACTGTGccgggcacacagcaggtgcccagtatatatttatgaatgaaaaaatgaaagaaaaagtaaattcgGAAAGTAATCCAAGGTTTGTGAATTGGTCTTGGTTTGAGATTGAGAGATTTGTCCATTATACAGAGTTTGAGGATACCCTGAATTTGGAAATTATCCAGGGTTTGAATTATCTGGGGTCTAGAGACTTGGAGATTGATTCTGCTTGGAGATAATCTACTCGTGTTTGTAGATTCTCCAGGGTTTGGCAGTTATCCAGGATGGAGATTGTCTGGGAATCGAGCAGTATCTAGACTTCAGAATTATCCAAGATGTAGGGAATATCCATTGTTTAGGGTTGCTGTGAAATATAGGGATTATTTGAGGCTAGAGGCTTTTCTGGAATTTGGGGATTATCCGGGGCTTGGTGACCGTGAGCGCTCCAGGGCAGGCCTGGCTTTTCCAGCCCAGGCTGTGAGGAGTTAGGGCGCTCCAGGGGTCCCTCAGGGTGACAGCGGGCGGAGTGCTCACGAAGCCGCTGCAGATGCCACAGAAGGTGGGCTTGCGGAAGGTGACCTCCTGGAAGGTGTGCAGGAAGGTCAGGCCCAGCTTGGAGCAGATGGCGCTGGCCTGGAGCAGGTACCCTGTCAGCTCCTCTCGGCTGAAGGAGCCACTCCTGGGGGAGAGACTGCGCTTCAGCAGGACTGGCCCATTTCTCCCAGACCCAGGAGTCCTGGATACCCCAGGTCCTCGTCTTAAGGGAACCCAGGAGTCGGGAGCACCTACCCCTGGCGGGGGGGTGGGTGAAGCCCGTGGCAGGCGAACGGGAAGTTGCCTGAGAGTCGCTCAAAGTCCTCCTGAGAGATGGTGCCTCGGCCTTCGGGGTCATAGTTCTTGAACACAGACTTCGGAGGAGCGTGGGAAGGGGAGAGTCAGGCCGAGTCAGAGGCCCCAGGGCCTTAGATCCCTCCTCCCGCCCAGGGCTCCTCCTCACCTCCACCAGCTGCTCCACGTGCCGACCCAGCGTGACCCTGTCGGGCTTGGGCGTCACGCCAGGggcccactgcaccaccaggggcaCCTGGAAGGGGGAGGGTGGCTGGGGCAGGGCCAGAGGGTCACAGTTAGTCATTGCAGAGGCTTGGgctggaggtcagaggtcagggctGGGGTCTCACCAGACTCTTGGGACAGCGGGGCTCCCGGGCATAAGAAAGCTCATAGATCTCATCCTCCGTGTAGAAGAGATCCAGGGAAAGCTGGAGGATGGGCAGGGCGTTACGGACCCTCCTTGTCTCTGTCCTCCTACCTACAGCCCATGCCTGCCTGGACCCCCAATCTCCTCCTCTTTCCAAAGCCCCTCTTCCCTGGGACCCCCATGGTCCTCTCTCCCACTGAGCCCCACTTCGCTCTGCACACCGCTGGTCCCCTAGACCAGAAACACCATCTTGTCACCGAGGCTCTTTTgatcctatttaaaattgcaaaccCCTGTCACTTTGCATGCCTgtttctgctttaattttctcTATGGCACTTTTTATCTAAAAGACCATatgatttacttatttacttttttcactgGCTATCTCCCCCACTAGGAAGTCAGCCCCACAAGACAGCAATTTTTCTCCGATGTTGCACACTGCTGTGAGCCTAAGTGCCTAAAGTAGTGCCTGgctcacagcaggtgctcaataaatatttgggctGATGGCCTCTTAGGGTCAGCATAGCATAGCAGCTTAGGCACCAATCATTCTGGGCAGGACCAGCTTCACAGGCAGGCCTCACACTTAGAGGGGCCTCCACTTCGTTTAATGCcctgctgtcaccatcttgaaattcttaataatttca contains the following coding sequences:
- the FAM98C gene encoding protein FAM98C encodes the protein MEGAEAEEREWAAVARDLLALGYEGFSGTASLGTSCPDFRALCARLAAELATLGALERQREEGTEALSAGDGSVPEEEFLRQLAGLLRELHCPDRKLCGGNCGASLREPGVRLRLLRFLCSEVQAARLLRLQSRLDPSPEQSGVEGAEEGSGLVQEMVLTLQALGLPRPMPGTPASQLLRDLHAKIAELLPSLPAGSLKPLLSYPLDAPRWEALESLHQSLRDQYCCRRCLLLKRLDLTTSAFHWSDRAEAQGEAMKAVLIPIREALTPESDVSIAHVLAARADLSRLVPATSKTARRGTCCAIHKVLMGSVPDRGGRPNELEAPMPSWQSRREDRGGRKAGRQCWGRKKKK